Proteins from a single region of Nerophis ophidion isolate RoL-2023_Sa linkage group LG10, RoL_Noph_v1.0, whole genome shotgun sequence:
- the cdkn1d gene encoding cyclin-dependent kinase inhibitor 1D isoform X2, translating to MVMDTSTSTDSETACRGAIEALSLKVGPVRRNLFGPVDHQELRQDFQRLLHLGVDAANKRWNYDFRSDVPLPGSDVQWEELKCQDVPRFYRSCTVRPAAAKRRFSASPGDSSAESSSSSGSGDEYLEATMRQRCRLRKRKQLTIMDFFKVKKRKLLHYKAMTRQ from the exons ATGGTGATGGACACGTCAACATCCACGGACTCGGAGACGGCGTGCCGAGGGGCCATCGAGGCCCTGTCGTTAAAGGTGGGCCCGGTGCGGAGGAACCTCTTCGGCCCCGTGGACCACCAGGAGCTGCGCCAGGACTTCCAGCGTCTCCTCCACTTGGGCGTGGACGCGGCCAACAAGCGGTGGAACTACGACTTCCGCAGCGACGTTCCGTTGCCGGGCTCCGACGTGCAGTGGGAGGAGCTTAAGTGCCAGGATGTGCCGAGATTTTACCGCAGCTGCACGGTGAGGCCGGCGGCGGCGAAGAGGCGCTTCTCGGCGTCGCCGGGCGACAGCTCCGCAGAGTCCAGCAGCTCTTCCGGATCCGGGGACGAGTACCTGGAGGCGACCATGAGGCAGCGCTGCAGGTTGCGGAAACGCAAACAGTTGACCATCATGG ATTTCTTCAAGGTGAAGAAGAGGAAGCTTCTACATTACAAAGCCATGACTCGGCAGTAG
- the cdkn1d gene encoding cyclin-dependent kinase inhibitor 1D isoform X1: MIFGDMVMDTSTSTDSETACRGAIEALSLKVGPVRRNLFGPVDHQELRQDFQRLLHLGVDAANKRWNYDFRSDVPLPGSDVQWEELKCQDVPRFYRSCTVRPAAAKRRFSASPGDSSAESSSSSGSGDEYLEATMRQRCRLRKRKQLTIMDFFKVKKRKLLHYKAMTRQ, encoded by the exons GGACATGGTGATGGACACGTCAACATCCACGGACTCGGAGACGGCGTGCCGAGGGGCCATCGAGGCCCTGTCGTTAAAGGTGGGCCCGGTGCGGAGGAACCTCTTCGGCCCCGTGGACCACCAGGAGCTGCGCCAGGACTTCCAGCGTCTCCTCCACTTGGGCGTGGACGCGGCCAACAAGCGGTGGAACTACGACTTCCGCAGCGACGTTCCGTTGCCGGGCTCCGACGTGCAGTGGGAGGAGCTTAAGTGCCAGGATGTGCCGAGATTTTACCGCAGCTGCACGGTGAGGCCGGCGGCGGCGAAGAGGCGCTTCTCGGCGTCGCCGGGCGACAGCTCCGCAGAGTCCAGCAGCTCTTCCGGATCCGGGGACGAGTACCTGGAGGCGACCATGAGGCAGCGCTGCAGGTTGCGGAAACGCAAACAGTTGACCATCATGG ATTTCTTCAAGGTGAAGAAGAGGAAGCTTCTACATTACAAAGCCATGACTCGGCAGTAG